The Pirellulimonas nuda genome includes a region encoding these proteins:
- the polX gene encoding DNA polymerase/3'-5' exonuclease PolX produces MNNPKIADAFDEIADLLEFQAANPFRVRAYRNAARKVRDLSESLAAMVDEGADLTKLDGIGKDLAEKIAELTTAGRTAMLDELRSAVPPGVLALLRIPGLGPKKAAALHKELGIVSLEMLRAACEEHKVRALKGFGDKTEEAILAGIDFAAHAQERVYWATADATVQELLAHLEGAPGVRRLEAAGSYRRGKETVGDLDLLADAPDHGPVMDRLAEFPGIAETLARGDTKMSVRLDTGMQVDLRVMPAESFGAALQYFTGSKEHNVKLRGLAKDRGLKVNEWGVFRVGKDGAEGERVGGATEDEVYTLLDLVTPAPELREDRGEFDLKQAPKLIELADLRGDLHMHTTATDGRASLREMVQAAKDRGLKYIAITDHSQRVSMAGGLTPERLREQWREIDLVRKEFDSIEVLKGIECDILERGGMDLPDDVLAEADWVIASLHYGQSQPRSQIMERLLGAVEHKHVSIVAHPTGRLINRREAYDVDIERLVAAAAAAGKLLELNANPARLDLNDQHCALAKKHGVPIVISSDAHRIEGLDVLRYGVLQARRGGLTASDVANTLSWSELKKLVGRK; encoded by the coding sequence ATGAACAACCCAAAAATCGCCGACGCGTTCGACGAGATCGCCGACCTGTTGGAGTTCCAGGCCGCCAACCCGTTCCGGGTGCGGGCCTACCGCAACGCGGCGCGCAAGGTGCGCGACCTCTCGGAGTCTCTGGCCGCGATGGTCGACGAGGGCGCCGACCTGACGAAGCTCGACGGCATCGGCAAGGACCTTGCCGAGAAGATCGCCGAGCTGACGACCGCCGGGCGTACAGCGATGCTCGACGAGCTCCGCTCCGCGGTGCCCCCTGGGGTGCTCGCGCTGCTGCGGATCCCGGGGCTGGGGCCCAAGAAGGCGGCCGCGTTGCACAAGGAGTTGGGCATCGTGTCGCTCGAGATGCTGCGCGCGGCGTGCGAGGAGCACAAGGTACGCGCGCTCAAGGGTTTTGGCGACAAGACCGAAGAGGCCATCCTGGCGGGCATCGACTTCGCCGCGCACGCCCAGGAGCGTGTTTACTGGGCGACCGCCGACGCGACCGTGCAAGAACTGCTTGCGCACCTGGAGGGCGCCCCGGGCGTGCGCCGGCTCGAAGCGGCCGGCAGCTACCGGCGTGGCAAGGAGACCGTCGGCGACCTCGACCTGCTGGCCGACGCCCCCGATCACGGCCCGGTGATGGACCGCCTGGCGGAGTTCCCCGGCATCGCCGAGACGCTCGCCCGCGGCGACACCAAGATGTCGGTCCGGCTCGACACCGGGATGCAGGTCGACCTGCGGGTGATGCCCGCCGAGTCGTTCGGCGCCGCGCTGCAGTACTTCACCGGCTCGAAGGAGCACAACGTCAAGCTCCGCGGCCTAGCGAAGGACCGCGGCTTAAAAGTAAACGAGTGGGGCGTGTTCCGGGTGGGCAAAGACGGAGCCGAGGGGGAGCGTGTCGGGGGCGCCACGGAGGACGAGGTCTACACACTGCTCGACCTGGTCACGCCGGCGCCGGAGTTGCGAGAAGACCGCGGCGAGTTCGACCTCAAGCAGGCCCCGAAGCTCATTGAGCTGGCCGACCTGCGGGGCGACCTGCACATGCACACCACCGCGACCGACGGCCGGGCGAGCCTGCGCGAAATGGTGCAGGCGGCCAAGGACCGCGGGCTGAAGTACATCGCGATCACCGACCACTCGCAACGCGTCAGCATGGCGGGTGGGCTCACGCCGGAACGGCTGCGCGAACAGTGGCGAGAGATCGACCTGGTCCGCAAAGAATTTGACAGTATCGAGGTGCTCAAGGGGATCGAGTGCGACATCCTCGAACGGGGCGGCATGGACCTTCCGGACGACGTGCTGGCCGAGGCCGACTGGGTGATCGCTAGCCTGCACTACGGCCAGTCGCAGCCCCGCAGCCAGATTATGGAGCGGCTGCTGGGGGCGGTTGAGCACAAGCACGTGTCGATCGTCGCCCACCCCACCGGCCGGCTGATCAACCGCCGCGAGGCGTACGACGTGGATATCGAGCGGCTGGTCGCGGCCGCGGCCGCGGCGGGCAAGCTGCTGGAGCTGAACGCCAACCCGGCGCGGCTCGACCTGAACGACCAGCACTGCGCGCTGGCCAAGAAGCACGGCGTGCCGATCGTCATCAGCTCCGACGCCCACCGCATCGAGGGGCTCGACGTGCTGCGCTACGGAGTCCTCCAGGCGCGACGCGGCGGGCTCACCGCTAGCGACGTCGCAAACACGCTTTCATGGAGCGAGCTGAAAAAGCTGGTCGGCCGCAAGTAG
- a CDS encoding PH domain-containing protein, which produces MQAIAGVSPAAVRESTVMVVWPSICAGPWGRWLGRWYGVRAGVTVAGVPLTLGWAAVFASIPLALLLYFDKKVPRIPLVFVGWSNPSCRRYRLTNRRVLVEHPFEGTLIASLPLDRFDEVRVETLPGQAWFNAGDLVFMQEGVERLRLPGVNRPEPFRQTCLKTQQARLGVLACTPQA; this is translated from the coding sequence ATGCAAGCCATCGCCGGCGTCAGCCCTGCCGCGGTCCGCGAGTCGACCGTCATGGTCGTCTGGCCGTCGATTTGCGCCGGGCCCTGGGGCCGCTGGCTAGGGCGTTGGTACGGGGTCCGCGCCGGGGTGACCGTGGCCGGGGTGCCGCTGACGCTGGGCTGGGCCGCGGTGTTTGCATCGATCCCGCTCGCACTGCTGCTCTATTTCGACAAGAAGGTGCCGCGGATCCCGCTGGTGTTTGTCGGTTGGAGCAACCCGAGCTGCCGACGCTACCGGCTCACGAACCGCCGGGTGCTGGTGGAGCACCCCTTCGAGGGGACGCTCATCGCGTCGCTGCCGCTCGATCGGTTCGACGAGGTCCGTGTCGAGACGCTGCCCGGCCAGGCGTGGTTCAACGCCGGCGACCTTGTCTTCATGCAGGAGGGGGTCGAGCGGCTCCGGCTGCCCGGCGTTAACCGCCCGGAGCCCTTCCGCCAAACGTGCCTGAAGACGCAGCAAGCACGCCTGGGCGTGCTAGCGTGCACGCCGCAGGCGTAG
- a CDS encoding HAD family hydrolase, translated as MKACLFDIDGTLIQTGGAGQLAFAQTFAEDLGVPDLSSEISFSGRSDRAIAHDLFLAHGLEATDATWNAFLAGYTRRLPAALAERQGAVLPGVLPLIERLEAMDGVLVGLLTGNVVEGARIKLSHFGLWERFPFGGFGDAHCDRSAIAEAARAAARERFHRTDISPVETIVVIGDTEHDIRCARSIGAKAVAVPTGFVDRAALAAESPDLLVETLEDQEQIVAWLAA; from the coding sequence ATGAAAGCATGCCTATTCGATATCGACGGGACCCTGATCCAAACCGGCGGCGCCGGGCAACTGGCGTTCGCGCAGACGTTTGCCGAGGACCTGGGGGTGCCGGACCTTTCGAGCGAGATCTCGTTCTCCGGTCGCAGCGACCGGGCGATCGCGCACGACTTATTCTTGGCCCACGGGCTTGAGGCCACCGACGCCACCTGGAATGCCTTCCTCGCCGGGTACACCCGCCGACTCCCGGCGGCGCTCGCCGAGCGCCAAGGCGCCGTGCTGCCGGGGGTGCTCCCTCTGATAGAGCGGCTCGAAGCGATGGACGGCGTGCTGGTCGGGTTGCTCACCGGCAACGTGGTCGAGGGCGCCCGCATCAAGCTGTCGCACTTTGGCTTGTGGGAACGATTCCCGTTCGGCGGCTTCGGCGACGCCCACTGCGACCGCAGCGCCATCGCCGAAGCGGCCCGCGCGGCGGCGCGTGAGCGGTTCCATCGCACCGATATCTCTCCGGTCGAGACGATCGTCGTGATCGGCGACACCGAGCACGACATACGCTGCGCCCGCTCGATCGGCGCCAAGGCCGTCGCGGTGCCCACAGGCTTTGTCGACCGGGCCGCGCTCGCGGCCGAGTCGCCCGACCTGCTGGTAGAGACGCTGGAAGACCAGGAACAGATCGTGGCGTGGCTGGCCGCTTAG
- the tsaE gene encoding tRNA (adenosine(37)-N6)-threonylcarbamoyltransferase complex ATPase subunit type 1 TsaE, with amino-acid sequence MATVLELADESDTERLGQRLAAELPAGRVVALIGPLGAGKTRLVQAVCRALGVAEDVTSPTFVLVNEYRSGRMPVFHFDAYRLRDDDEFLELGPEEYFAAGGLTFIEWGDRVQRCLPPGVVTIQIEPLEGDGRRVTINGV; translated from the coding sequence ATGGCAACCGTCCTCGAACTGGCGGACGAATCGGACACCGAACGGCTGGGACAACGCCTAGCCGCCGAACTGCCCGCCGGCCGCGTGGTCGCCCTGATCGGGCCGCTGGGCGCCGGCAAGACGCGCCTGGTGCAGGCCGTGTGCCGCGCGCTGGGCGTAGCCGAGGACGTGACCAGCCCCACGTTCGTGCTCGTGAACGAGTACCGCTCCGGCCGTATGCCGGTGTTCCACTTCGACGCCTATAGGCTGCGGGACGACGACGAGTTTCTCGAACTCGGCCCGGAAGAGTACTTCGCGGCGGGGGGGCTGACGTTCATCGAGTGGGGCGACCGCGTCCAGCGCTGCCTGCCGCCGGGCGTCGTGACGATCCAGATCGAGCCCCTGGAGGGAGACGGTAGGCGTGTGACGATCAACGGGGTTTAG
- a CDS encoding peptide chain release factor family protein: MHPAALTTDALMAQCASRRQRRGGPGGQHRNKVETAVVLTHEPTGVAAEANERRSQAENLRVAQFRLRVALALQVRTSPPAERSELWRGRLRGSRIAVNPEHDDFPSLLAEALDVLAAEDWDDAVAAERMGVSRTQLVRLLKHGPAALALLNGARTERGQPPLR; the protein is encoded by the coding sequence TTGCACCCCGCCGCCCTCACTACCGACGCCCTGATGGCCCAGTGCGCTTCACGCCGGCAGCGGCGCGGCGGGCCGGGGGGGCAGCACCGCAACAAGGTCGAGACCGCGGTGGTGCTGACGCACGAGCCGACGGGTGTCGCGGCCGAAGCCAACGAGCGTCGGAGTCAGGCAGAAAACCTGCGGGTGGCGCAGTTCCGCCTGCGGGTAGCACTCGCGCTGCAGGTCCGCACTTCGCCGCCGGCCGAGCGTTCGGAGCTGTGGCGAGGCCGGCTGCGTGGATCGCGGATCGCAGTAAACCCCGAGCACGACGACTTCCCGTCACTGCTGGCCGAGGCGCTCGATGTGCTGGCCGCGGAGGACTGGGACGACGCGGTCGCCGCCGAGCGGATGGGCGTTAGCCGCACGCAGTTGGTGCGGCTCTTGAAGCACGGGCCGGCGGCGCTGGCGCTGCTCAACGGCGCCCGCACTGAGCGTGGGCAGCCGCCGCTCAGGTAG
- the thiL gene encoding thiamine-phosphate kinase: MEDAFVQWLRDRLPASPRLKLGPGDDAAVLAWGARRDLVVSSDLLAEGVHFDSGSASPQQIGHKALAVNLSDLAAMAATPVAAVVSLLAPREGAGGLDALALCQGLYAGLLPLAERFDLTIAGGDTNTWSGGLVIDIVILGEAHPRGSLTRAGAAPGDALLVTGPLGGSLLGAHLDFAPRVREAIALRDAYELHAGMDITDGLSLDLSRLAEASGVGAVIDLAAVPIDAAAVRRSAKSGRSPLEHALSDGEDFELLLAAPPAEAQRILREQPAGLSITQVGECVAGAGLQGRGADGTLKPLPAFGYLHR, from the coding sequence ATGGAAGACGCATTCGTTCAGTGGCTCCGCGACCGGCTCCCCGCGTCGCCCCGCCTGAAGCTGGGCCCCGGTGACGACGCGGCCGTGCTGGCGTGGGGCGCCCGGCGCGACCTAGTGGTCTCGTCAGACCTGTTGGCCGAAGGGGTCCATTTCGACTCTGGAAGCGCCTCGCCGCAGCAGATCGGCCACAAGGCTTTGGCGGTGAACCTGAGCGACCTGGCGGCCATGGCGGCGACCCCCGTCGCGGCCGTGGTGAGCCTGCTCGCTCCGCGCGAGGGCGCCGGCGGCCTCGACGCGCTCGCCCTGTGCCAGGGGCTCTACGCCGGCCTGCTGCCGCTGGCCGAGCGGTTCGACCTGACGATCGCCGGCGGCGACACCAACACGTGGTCGGGGGGCCTGGTGATCGACATCGTTATCCTCGGCGAGGCCCACCCCCGCGGGTCGCTGACGCGCGCCGGCGCCGCGCCGGGCGACGCGCTGCTGGTGACCGGGCCGCTGGGTGGCAGCCTGTTGGGCGCGCACCTCGATTTCGCGCCCCGCGTGCGAGAAGCCATCGCGCTGCGCGACGCCTACGAGCTGCACGCCGGCATGGACATCACGGACGGCCTGTCGCTGGACCTCAGCAGGCTCGCCGAGGCGAGCGGAGTCGGCGCCGTGATTGATCTCGCGGCGGTGCCGATCGACGCGGCCGCCGTACGACGCTCCGCCAAGTCGGGGCGCTCGCCGCTGGAGCACGCCCTGAGCGACGGCGAGGACTTCGAGCTGCTGCTCGCGGCGCCCCCCGCAGAGGCCCAGCGGATCCTCCGCGAGCAGCCCGCGGGTCTTTCGATCACCCAGGTCGGCGAGTGCGTGGCCGGCGCGGGCCTTCAGGGCAGGGGGGCAGACGGTACGCTCAAACCACTGCCGGCCTTCGGCTACCTCCACCGCTAG
- a CDS encoding trypsin-like peptidase domain-containing protein: MPIQRLMLATAVALTSLSTTRHCCAEVSEARRSPIVVAVEAVKSSVVNIQGQKIVSEATAAGETSRSVNGMGTGVVIDPRGYILTNAHVVDGVRQINVKLDDGRSYIATPVAADKRTDLAVIRIRTGRELPVIEIGSSSDLMTGESVIAVGNAYGYEHTVTRGIVSAQHRDVQVSETQAYEDLIQTDASINPGNSGGPLLNIEGRMVGVNVAVRAGAQGIGFAIPVDKAMEIAADLMSIQRLEGVTHGVTSVTESEDGGRLVVRRVAPNSPAARIELQPGDIVKRVGEVETHRALDLERALLGQRSGATVPVEVVRGGERIALSMTLGRGGAGSVAQQVTPVATPDDSWELFGLSLREEPRETFAKSGSRYSGGMRVLDVRADSPAAAKGIREGDILVGMHTWETASDSDVRYIVSQANAGRLEDFRFYILRGEKTLYGDLKIAATRTAAATSGGAIRR, from the coding sequence ATGCCCATCCAAAGACTGATGCTAGCGACCGCGGTCGCATTGACCTCGCTCTCTACCACGCGCCACTGCTGCGCGGAAGTAAGCGAGGCGCGGCGATCGCCGATCGTCGTCGCGGTCGAGGCGGTCAAATCCTCGGTGGTCAACATCCAGGGTCAAAAGATCGTCAGCGAGGCGACCGCCGCGGGCGAGACCTCTCGCAGCGTGAACGGCATGGGCACGGGGGTGGTGATCGACCCGCGTGGCTACATCCTCACCAACGCCCACGTGGTAGACGGGGTCCGACAGATCAACGTCAAGCTGGACGACGGACGCAGCTACATCGCCACGCCGGTGGCCGCCGACAAGCGGACCGACCTGGCCGTGATCCGGATCCGCACCGGCCGCGAGCTGCCGGTGATCGAGATCGGCTCTTCCTCCGACCTGATGACCGGCGAGTCGGTCATCGCCGTCGGCAACGCCTACGGCTACGAGCACACCGTCACCCGCGGCATCGTCTCGGCCCAGCACCGCGACGTGCAGGTCAGCGAGACGCAGGCCTACGAAGACCTCATCCAGACCGACGCCAGCATCAACCCGGGCAACTCCGGCGGCCCGCTGCTGAACATCGAGGGGCGGATGGTCGGGGTGAACGTCGCCGTGCGGGCGGGCGCCCAGGGGATCGGCTTTGCGATCCCGGTCGACAAGGCGATGGAGATCGCCGCAGACCTGATGAGCATCCAGCGGCTCGAGGGGGTCACGCACGGCGTGACCAGCGTCACCGAGAGCGAAGACGGCGGCCGGTTGGTTGTCCGCCGCGTCGCCCCCAACTCGCCGGCCGCACGCATCGAGCTGCAGCCGGGCGACATCGTGAAGCGGGTCGGCGAAGTCGAGACCCACCGCGCCCTCGACCTCGAGCGCGCCCTGCTGGGACAGCGGAGCGGCGCCACGGTGCCGGTAGAAGTCGTCCGGGGCGGCGAGCGGATCGCCCTGTCGATGACCCTCGGACGCGGGGGCGCCGGGTCGGTGGCGCAGCAGGTCACGCCGGTCGCCACGCCGGACGACTCCTGGGAGCTGTTCGGCTTGTCGTTGCGAGAGGAGCCCCGCGAGACCTTCGCCAAGTCGGGCTCACGCTACTCCGGCGGCATGCGGGTGCTGGACGTCCGTGCGGACAGCCCCGCCGCTGCGAAGGGGATCCGCGAGGGAGACATCCTGGTCGGCATGCACACCTGGGAGACCGCCAGCGACAGCGACGTGCGGTACATCGTCTCCCAGGCGAACGCGGGCCGGCTGGAGGACTTCCGCTTCTACATCCTCCGCGGTGAGAAGACGCTGTACGGGGACCTGAAGATCGCCGCCACTAGGACGGCCGCCGCCACGTCGGGGGGCGCCATCCGCCGCTAG
- the murB gene encoding UDP-N-acetylmuramate dehydrogenase — protein MAIDTGFEHFVERGAPLAPRTWLALGGPSEYLASPTSVEELAELVQRCHAEEVPIRVLGAGSNLLVSDAGVKGVIIDLEAPCFQGVTAAGNRLSAAGGVPLATAISSSVRAGLAGLETLVGIPGTVGGALHANSGGKGGDVGPWVCEATVMTRTGEVRTRSREELVFAYRQSSLDELVILEAVFELSPDDPQQLTKRMQKQWIIKRSGQPMSHERCALVWKNPRGMSAGALIDQAGLKGASSGGAEVSKKHAGFVLAHDGATSKDVQDLIELVRSRVAERLGVELETELEIW, from the coding sequence ATGGCGATCGACACCGGATTCGAGCATTTCGTTGAACGGGGGGCCCCGCTGGCGCCTCGTACGTGGCTGGCGTTGGGGGGCCCGTCGGAGTACCTGGCTTCGCCGACGTCCGTCGAAGAGCTGGCGGAGCTTGTCCAGCGGTGCCACGCAGAAGAAGTCCCGATCCGCGTGCTGGGGGCCGGGTCAAACCTGCTGGTCAGCGACGCGGGCGTCAAAGGGGTGATCATCGACCTCGAGGCGCCCTGCTTCCAAGGGGTCACCGCCGCCGGCAACCGGCTCAGCGCCGCCGGCGGGGTGCCGCTGGCGACGGCGATCAGCAGCTCGGTCCGCGCCGGGCTGGCGGGCCTAGAAACGCTCGTCGGCATCCCGGGCACCGTGGGGGGGGCGCTGCACGCAAACTCCGGGGGCAAAGGGGGCGATGTCGGCCCCTGGGTCTGCGAGGCGACCGTGATGACACGCACCGGCGAGGTGCGCACCCGCAGCCGAGAAGAGCTGGTGTTCGCCTACCGCCAGAGCAGCCTAGACGAATTGGTGATCCTGGAGGCCGTGTTCGAGCTCTCGCCGGACGACCCCCAGCAGCTCACCAAACGCATGCAGAAGCAGTGGATCATCAAGCGTTCCGGCCAGCCGATGTCGCACGAGCGGTGCGCCCTGGTCTGGAAGAACCCCCGCGGGATGAGCGCCGGCGCGCTCATCGACCAGGCCGGCCTGAAGGGCGCCAGCAGCGGGGGCGCCGAGGTCTCCAAGAAGCACGCCGGGTTCGTGCTAGCTCACGACGGCGCCACCAGCAAGGACGTCCAGGACCTGATCGAGCTTGTCCGCTCGCGTGTAGCGGAGCGGTTGGGGGTCGAGCTGGAAACAGAACTGGAAATCTGGTAA
- the hslU gene encoding ATP-dependent protease ATPase subunit HslU yields MEQLTPREIVAALDRHIVGQADAKRAVAVAIRNRWRRQQLDDDLRREVAPKNILMIGPTGVGKTEIARRLAKLTGAPFVKVEASKYTEVGYYGRDVESMVRELVENAIGIVRATELESVREEAERRVEDRLVELLAPTPHSYDVGAGSENTPERHERTREKMRAMLRAGSLDDRQVEIAVEQKMKAMMMPGMGPGGGGDMDFDLQGMMEKILPKQVNRREMSVKDARRVLFEQEVEQLINQEKVNAAAIELAENLGILFIDEVDKVVASEGGKGADVSRQGVQRDLLPIVEGTTVQTRYGYVKTDHVLFVAAGAFHKVSPSDLMPELQGRFPIRVELSDLTKEDFVRILTEPKTSLTRQYEALLKTEGVSLDFRPDAIESLAEYAFNLNQKTQNIGARRLYTIMERLLEELSFEAPDMKMGRVEVNAAYVKERLEEIAKDEDLSRFIL; encoded by the coding sequence ATGGAACAACTCACCCCCCGCGAGATTGTTGCGGCGCTCGACCGCCACATTGTCGGCCAGGCAGACGCGAAGCGCGCGGTCGCCGTAGCGATCCGCAACCGTTGGCGACGGCAGCAATTGGACGACGACCTCCGCCGCGAGGTGGCGCCGAAGAACATCCTGATGATCGGCCCGACCGGCGTCGGCAAGACCGAGATCGCCCGTCGGCTGGCCAAGCTGACCGGCGCGCCGTTCGTGAAGGTCGAGGCGTCGAAGTACACCGAGGTGGGCTACTACGGGCGCGACGTTGAGAGCATGGTGCGCGAGCTGGTAGAAAACGCCATCGGCATCGTCCGGGCCACGGAGCTCGAGTCGGTGCGTGAAGAGGCCGAGCGCCGCGTCGAGGACCGCTTGGTTGAGCTGCTGGCCCCCACGCCGCACAGCTACGACGTCGGCGCCGGCAGCGAGAACACGCCGGAGCGGCACGAGCGGACCCGCGAGAAGATGCGCGCCATGCTGCGGGCCGGGAGCCTGGACGATCGCCAGGTAGAGATCGCCGTCGAGCAGAAGATGAAGGCGATGATGATGCCGGGCATGGGCCCCGGCGGCGGGGGCGACATGGACTTCGACCTGCAGGGGATGATGGAGAAGATCCTCCCCAAGCAGGTAAACCGCCGCGAGATGAGCGTGAAGGACGCACGCCGCGTGCTGTTCGAACAAGAAGTCGAGCAGCTCATCAACCAAGAGAAGGTCAACGCCGCGGCGATCGAGCTGGCGGAGAACCTCGGCATCTTGTTCATCGACGAGGTCGACAAGGTGGTGGCCAGCGAGGGGGGCAAGGGGGCGGACGTCTCGCGCCAGGGGGTGCAGCGCGACCTGCTGCCGATCGTCGAAGGGACCACCGTGCAGACTCGGTACGGCTATGTGAAGACCGACCACGTGCTCTTTGTCGCCGCCGGCGCCTTCCACAAGGTGAGCCCCAGCGACCTGATGCCGGAGCTGCAGGGGCGGTTCCCGATCCGCGTGGAGCTGAGCGATCTAACCAAGGAAGACTTTGTCCGCATCCTGACGGAGCCCAAGACGTCGCTCACGCGGCAGTACGAGGCGCTGCTAAAGACCGAGGGCGTGTCGCTCGACTTCCGCCCCGACGCGATCGAGTCGCTCGCCGAGTACGCGTTCAACCTCAATCAGAAGACTCAGAACATCGGCGCCCGCCGGCTCTACACCATCATGGAGCGGCTGCTGGAAGAGCTGAGCTTCGAAGCCCCCGACATGAAGATGGGCCGGGTAGAAGTGAACGCAGCGTACGTGAAAGAGCGGCTGGAGGAGATCGCGAAGGACGAAGACTTGAGCCGGTTCATTTTGTGA
- the hslV gene encoding ATP-dependent protease subunit HslV, which produces MKRPRIRSTTILTVRRDGVVAMGGDGQVSMGDTVMKADARKVRPLADGRVLTGFAGSAADAFALLERFEAKLKDYPGNMVRAATELAKDWRTDRALRRLEALIAVASSTDTLLVSGTGDVIQPSDGVLGIGSGGNYATAAARALLAHSTLSAEQVVRESLKIAADICVYSNQNILVETL; this is translated from the coding sequence ATGAAACGCCCGCGCATCCGCTCGACCACCATCCTTACTGTCCGCCGCGACGGCGTTGTCGCCATGGGGGGGGACGGCCAGGTAAGCATGGGGGACACCGTGATGAAAGCGGACGCCCGCAAGGTGCGGCCGCTGGCGGACGGGCGTGTGCTGACCGGGTTCGCCGGGAGCGCGGCCGACGCGTTCGCCCTGCTGGAGCGGTTTGAGGCGAAGCTCAAGGACTACCCCGGCAATATGGTGCGGGCGGCGACAGAGCTGGCCAAGGATTGGCGGACCGACCGCGCCCTCCGCAGGCTCGAAGCGCTCATCGCGGTCGCCAGCTCGACCGACACGCTGCTGGTCTCTGGCACCGGCGACGTGATCCAGCCCTCGGACGGCGTGCTGGGGATCGGCTCCGGCGGCAACTACGCCACCGCCGCGGCCCGGGCGCTGCTTGCGCACTCGACGCTCTCGGCCGAGCAGGTCGTGCGCGAGTCGCTCAAGATCGCCGCAGACATTTGTGTCTACTCAAACCAGAACATCCTTGTGGAAACGCTTTAG
- a CDS encoding isochorismatase family protein produces MSRSPDLMNADDTTLLVVDVQTRLLATEPDGPAIVWNARRLLDAAAALGVPALATEQVPEKLGGTEGSLAQRLSQTLVKSAFSGCGAEGLKGALAAQGRFRVLLCGIETHVCVAQTALDLLAEGFRVYVALDAVSSRHAIDHATALRRMECAGVTLTTTEAAMFEWCADAKHEAFRKISSLVKEEL; encoded by the coding sequence ATGAGCCGCAGCCCCGACCTCATGAACGCAGACGACACCACGCTGCTGGTGGTCGACGTGCAAACGCGGCTGCTGGCGACCGAGCCCGACGGCCCAGCAATCGTCTGGAACGCCCGTCGGCTGCTGGACGCCGCGGCGGCGCTCGGCGTGCCGGCGCTAGCGACCGAGCAGGTCCCCGAGAAGCTGGGGGGCACGGAGGGCTCGCTGGCGCAGCGTCTCTCGCAAACGCTCGTCAAATCGGCCTTCAGCGGCTGCGGCGCCGAAGGCCTGAAGGGGGCGCTGGCCGCGCAGGGCCGCTTCCGGGTGCTGCTGTGCGGCATCGAGACGCACGTCTGCGTCGCGCAAACCGCCCTCGACCTGTTGGCCGAGGGCTTCCGCGTCTATGTCGCCCTCGACGCAGTCAGCTCTCGCCACGCGATCGACCACGCTACCGCGCTGCGGCGGATGGAGTGCGCCGGGGTGACGCTCACCACCACCGAGGCGGCGATGTTCGAGTGGTGCGCGGACGCTAAGCACGAAGCGTTCCGCAAGATCAGCTCGCTGGTAAAAGAAGAATTGTAG
- a CDS encoding cell division protein FtsQ/DivIB yields the protein MPKKPEVTAAPPAPAPTPSRSKRIGQIAVVLAVMAFATWACWTRLAGWMRVRPEYAVAAENIELVPPPPAWVPGDLRLDALRDAGARGGLSILDPPAELQQRLADALRFHPWVREVIRIRKAPPARVLVELEYRRPVAAVQWGPAGSELLLVDEDCVRLPERDLSDTARRRLPRIVAGGHKPLVGELWTDTRVIGALALVRRLGPYWDKLSLLEVSAHAQPEVRGQQSWPIFRLLTTKTIRIEWGAAPGLGPADEPAFEDKLARLLGYIAEHGPLDSLFDSPGVLEVRYTLTATPLTVKRSEVVK from the coding sequence ATGCCAAAGAAACCAGAAGTAACCGCTGCACCTCCGGCGCCGGCGCCGACGCCGAGTCGGAGCAAGCGTATTGGGCAGATCGCCGTCGTGCTTGCCGTGATGGCCTTCGCGACCTGGGCGTGCTGGACGCGTCTGGCGGGTTGGATGCGCGTGCGGCCCGAGTACGCCGTCGCGGCCGAGAATATTGAGCTCGTGCCACCCCCGCCGGCGTGGGTGCCGGGCGACCTAAGGCTCGACGCCCTCCGCGACGCTGGGGCGCGGGGCGGGCTCTCGATCCTCGACCCTCCCGCCGAGCTGCAGCAACGGCTGGCTGACGCACTGCGGTTTCACCCCTGGGTCCGCGAGGTCATCCGTATTCGCAAGGCGCCCCCGGCGCGCGTGCTGGTTGAGCTGGAGTACCGCAGGCCGGTGGCCGCCGTGCAGTGGGGCCCGGCGGGAAGCGAGCTGCTGCTTGTCGACGAAGACTGTGTCCGGCTCCCGGAGCGCGACCTCTCCGACACCGCCCGCCGCCGGCTGCCGCGGATCGTGGCCGGGGGGCACAAGCCGCTGGTGGGCGAGCTGTGGACCGATACGCGTGTGATCGGCGCGCTGGCGTTGGTCCGGCGCCTTGGCCCCTACTGGGACAAGCTTTCGTTGCTGGAGGTGTCCGCCCACGCGCAGCCCGAAGTGCGGGGGCAGCAATCGTGGCCCATCTTCCGGCTGCTCACCACCAAGACGATCCGCATTGAGTGGGGCGCCGCGCCCGGGCTGGGCCCCGCCGACGAGCCGGCGTTCGAAGACAAGCTGGCGCGGCTGCTGGGCTACATCGCCGAACACGGCCCGCTCGACTCGCTGTTCGACTCCCCGGGCGTGCTGGAAGTGCGGTACACGTTGACGGCGACGCCGCTGACGGTCAAGCGCAGCGAAGTCGTCAAGTAG